A window of the Oryza brachyantha chromosome 5, ObraRS2, whole genome shotgun sequence genome harbors these coding sequences:
- the LOC102711346 gene encoding phosphoglycerate mutase-like protein AT74H: MQLGYAKHPIAAALQHRVFLLFFALNLAVVHAGPGHRGGGGVPSVSCRVVAEKEKEMTPRRLPKRIILVRHGESQGNLDMSAYTTTPDYRIPLTPLGVDQARAAGRAILDVVSSCSGAGGGGGGANWKVYFYVSPYERTRATLREMGAAFPRHRVIGAREECRVREQDFGNFQVEERMRAVKETRDRFGRFFFRFPEGESAADVFDRVASFLESLWRDIDMGRLEQDASCETNLVIVSHGLTSRVFLMKWFKWTVDQFERLSNFDNCEFRVMQLGPAGEYSLLVHHTREELQRWGLSPEMIADQQWRASANRRSWADDCSSFLATFFDHWNDHEDDDDDDHGEENGKINKLLLLE, from the exons ATGCAGCTAGGATACGCAAAGCATCCTATCGCAGCGGCTTTACAACACCGCGtcttcctccttttctttgctTTAAATTTGGCGGTGGTGCACGCCGGCCCCGGCcaccgcggcggaggaggagtgcCTTCTGTGTCGTGTCGTGTCGTggcggagaaggagaaggagatgacgccgcggcggctccCGAAGCGGATCATCCTGGTGCGCCACGGCGAGAGCCAGGGGAACCTCGACATGTCCGCCTACACCACCACGCCGGACTACCGCATCCCGCTCACCCCTCTCGGCGTCGACcaggcgcgcgccgccggcaggGCCATCCTCGACGTCGTCTCCTCCTgctccggcgccggtggcggcggcggcggggccaaCTGGAAGGTGTACTTCTACGTGTCCCCCTACGAGCGGACGCGCGCCACGCTGCGGGAGATGGGCGCCGCGTTCCCGCGCCACCGCGTCATCGGCGCCCGCGAGGAGTGCCGCGTCCGGGAGCAGGACTTCGGCAACTTCCAGGTCGAGGAGCGGATGCGCGCCGTCAAGGAGACCCGCGACCGCTTCGGCCGCTTCTTCTTCCGCTTCCCCGAGGGcgagtccgccgccgacgtcttCGACCGCGTCGCCA GTTTCTTGGAGTCGCTGTGGAGGGACATCGACATGGGGAGGCTGGAGCAGGACGCGAGCTGCGAGACCAACCTGGTGATCGTCTCCCATGGCCTCACCTCGCGGGTGTTCCTCATGAAGTGGTTCAAGTGGACGGTGGACCAGTTCGAGCGCCTCAGCAACTTCGACAACTGCGAGTTCCGCGTCATGCAGCTCGGCCCCGCCGGCGAGTACAGCCTCCTCGTCCACCACACCCGGGAGGAGCTCCAGCGGTGGGGCCTCTCGCCGGAGATGATCGCCGACCAGCAGTGGCGCGCCTCCGCCAACCGCCGCAGCTGGGCCGACGActgctcctccttcctcgccaCCTTCTTCGACCACTGGAACGATcatgaagacgacgacgacgacgatcacGGGGAGGAAAATGGCAAGATCaacaagctgctgctgctggagtaA